A portion of the Catalinimonas alkaloidigena genome contains these proteins:
- a CDS encoding OmpP1/FadL family transporter: MNLRRSIFVLGLSGLSTLAFAQTGPEGAISIYHTDALRYSYTGPGGTSRTLGMGGAQTALGADISSLSINPAGLGVFRQSEFSITPAFSLTNINSRYAAGENRQLFDANVTDDNFSNLNFPSMGVVFTNIKDDIVPGAWRGGSWGMSLTRLNSFNQNFSFSGVNRNSAPGQANSLVDYYLQVAQGQPAGQLEGLGPDVTLPFNVFLIDTLGGEGSFVPTEYIADASTNPYTLADLVPISDMDQRGTIERNGAQYQFDIGYGGNFEDKLYFGFGAGIGTVRFREVLNYSETPVNVSSDFSFQGVQLMRDLQTNGTGINFKAGLIYRLTDWVRLGGSVQSPTFFAMREQSNYTLSAQYADVLYNFDANGQEVYLSDFGNGAASFQGSAPTTNYNYSMTTPFRATGGISIFAGKNGFVAADVEYVNYTSARVRDSNGSMDIDNIKIGNIAQSALNFRIGGEYRYDMFRVRAGYSLYGSPYRENTVSINQSSVGKSPLSNLDVQGSTQSFSGGLGLRLEDFYVDLAAIYSLRDSHYFPYQVRQGTGASAMNDLSSTTVSVSIGSFF, translated from the coding sequence ATGAATTTACGTCGTTCCATATTCGTACTGGGCTTGTCAGGACTCTCAACCCTGGCCTTTGCCCAGACCGGTCCGGAAGGGGCCATTTCCATCTACCATACCGATGCCTTACGCTACTCGTATACCGGCCCTGGCGGTACCTCTCGTACCCTGGGCATGGGCGGTGCTCAGACCGCACTTGGGGCCGACATCAGCAGCCTTTCCATCAACCCGGCCGGACTCGGTGTGTTCCGCCAGTCGGAGTTCAGCATCACGCCGGCCTTTTCGCTCACCAACATCAATTCCCGCTACGCCGCTGGCGAGAACAGGCAATTGTTCGACGCTAACGTGACGGACGATAACTTCAGCAACCTGAACTTTCCCAGCATGGGCGTGGTGTTTACCAACATCAAAGACGACATCGTCCCCGGCGCCTGGCGGGGTGGTTCGTGGGGAATGAGCCTGACGCGCCTCAACAGCTTCAACCAGAACTTCAGCTTTAGCGGCGTTAACCGAAATAGTGCTCCTGGTCAAGCCAACTCCCTGGTAGATTACTATCTGCAGGTTGCTCAAGGGCAACCCGCTGGGCAACTAGAAGGCCTTGGTCCGGATGTTACCTTGCCTTTCAACGTCTTCTTGATTGATACATTAGGAGGTGAGGGCTCTTTTGTTCCTACGGAATACATCGCTGACGCTTCTACGAATCCTTATACACTAGCCGATCTGGTTCCGATTTCTGATATGGACCAGCGGGGTACCATTGAACGGAACGGCGCCCAATACCAATTCGACATCGGATACGGAGGCAATTTTGAAGACAAATTGTACTTTGGATTTGGGGCAGGCATCGGTACCGTTCGTTTCCGGGAGGTTCTGAACTACTCAGAAACGCCTGTGAATGTTTCTTCCGACTTCTCCTTCCAAGGGGTGCAACTCATGCGCGATCTGCAAACCAATGGCACCGGTATCAACTTCAAAGCTGGTCTGATTTATCGACTGACCGATTGGGTACGCCTGGGTGGTTCTGTGCAAAGCCCTACTTTTTTCGCCATGCGCGAACAATCGAATTATACCTTGAGCGCGCAATATGCAGATGTCCTTTACAATTTCGATGCGAATGGACAGGAAGTGTATCTAAGTGATTTTGGCAATGGCGCAGCTAGCTTTCAAGGGAGCGCTCCTACTACCAATTACAATTATAGCATGACCACGCCCTTTCGGGCTACAGGTGGCATTTCGATCTTTGCTGGCAAGAATGGATTTGTTGCCGCTGATGTAGAGTATGTCAATTACACTTCGGCACGGGTGCGGGATAGCAACGGCTCGATGGACATCGATAATATCAAAATCGGTAATATCGCCCAGTCCGCGCTCAATTTTCGGATCGGGGGCGAGTACCGGTATGATATGTTCCGTGTGCGTGCCGGTTATAGCCTTTACGGATCTCCATACAGAGAGAACACGGTGTCAATTAACCAAAGTTCGGTTGGAAAAAGTCCGCTTTCTAATCTCGATGTGCAAGGAAGCACACAGAGCTTTTCAGGGGGATTGGGGCTGCGGCTGGAAGACTTTTACGTCGACCTGGCGGCAATCTACAGCTTGCGCGACAGCCATTACTTCCCCTATCAGGTACGGCAGGGCACTGGCGCTTCCGCAATGAATGATTTGAGCAGTACGACCGTTTCCGTGTCGATCGGCTCATTCTTTTAA
- the guaB gene encoding IMP dehydrogenase: MSASAAKITDSLTYDDVLLIPAYSEILPRDADTSTLLTRAIKLNIPLVSAAMDTVTEYELAIAIAQEGGIGFIHKNMTAARQAEQVRKVKRSESGMILDPITLSEHATLAEAERIMREFGIGGIPIVNGENKLRGILTNRDLRFQKDLSIAVEEIMTKENLITAPEGVDLSKAEEILQEFKIEKLPIVDKNYKLIGLITYKDILKKKFRPNACKDEFGRLRVGAAVGVTPDLLDRIKTLKTAGVDVITIDTAHGHSRGVIQALKEAKAHFSDLQVIVGNVATAEGAKALADAGADAVKVGVGPGSICTTRIIAGVGMPQLSAVMEAAAALQGSGIPIIADGGIRFSGDLVKAIAGGASSVMIGSLLAGTEEAPGEVIIYEGRRFKTYRGMGSLEAMEDGSKDRYFQDAEDDIKKLVPEGIVGRVPYKGRVAEVLYQLVGGLRAGMGYCGAPDIKAMQQARFTKITAAGVRESHPHDVTITREAPNYSPR, translated from the coding sequence ATGAGCGCTAGCGCTGCTAAGATCACGGACTCGCTTACGTACGACGACGTCCTCCTCATCCCTGCTTACTCAGAGATACTTCCCCGCGACGCGGACACCTCTACCCTCCTCACCCGTGCGATCAAACTCAACATCCCGCTGGTTTCGGCCGCGATGGATACCGTCACGGAGTACGAACTCGCCATTGCCATTGCCCAGGAAGGGGGGATTGGGTTCATCCACAAGAACATGACCGCCGCGCGCCAGGCCGAGCAGGTGCGGAAGGTGAAACGTTCGGAAAGCGGCATGATCCTCGATCCGATTACCCTCTCGGAGCATGCCACCCTGGCCGAAGCCGAACGCATCATGCGCGAATTTGGCATCGGCGGCATCCCGATCGTGAACGGCGAAAATAAATTGCGGGGCATCCTGACCAACCGGGATCTGCGTTTTCAGAAAGATCTTTCCATTGCGGTGGAAGAGATCATGACCAAAGAAAACCTCATCACCGCCCCCGAAGGGGTCGACCTCTCCAAAGCCGAAGAAATTCTCCAGGAATTTAAAATCGAGAAGCTGCCGATCGTCGACAAGAATTACAAGCTGATCGGTCTGATCACCTACAAGGACATCCTGAAGAAGAAGTTCCGTCCCAATGCCTGCAAAGACGAGTTTGGTCGGCTGCGGGTAGGAGCCGCGGTGGGCGTCACACCCGACCTATTGGACCGCATCAAGACGCTGAAAACGGCCGGAGTGGACGTTATTACCATCGATACGGCACACGGGCATTCGCGCGGGGTGATTCAGGCGCTCAAAGAGGCCAAAGCTCACTTCTCCGATCTACAGGTGATTGTCGGCAATGTCGCCACCGCCGAGGGTGCGAAAGCGCTGGCCGATGCCGGTGCCGATGCGGTGAAGGTGGGCGTGGGCCCGGGTAGCATTTGCACCACCCGGATCATTGCCGGGGTAGGCATGCCGCAACTGTCGGCCGTGATGGAAGCGGCTGCGGCCTTGCAGGGCAGCGGTATTCCGATCATCGCCGATGGCGGGATTCGGTTCTCGGGCGATCTGGTCAAAGCCATTGCCGGGGGGGCGAGCAGCGTGATGATCGGTTCGTTACTAGCCGGTACCGAGGAAGCGCCCGGCGAAGTGATCATCTACGAAGGTCGTCGCTTTAAAACCTACCGGGGCATGGGCTCGCTGGAAGCCATGGAAGATGGCTCGAAAGACCGCTACTTCCAGGATGCAGAAGACGACATCAAGAAACTGGTTCCCGAAGGCATTGTGGGACGCGTACCCTACAAAGGTCGTGTGGCCGAGGTGCTCTACCAACTGGTGGGTGGGTTACGCGCCGGCATGGGCTATTGCGGTGCTCCTGACATCAAAGCCATGCAACAGGCACGGTTCACCAAAATTACCGCCGCCGGGGTACGCGAAAGCCACCCGCACGATGTTACGATTACACGCGAAGCACCTAACTACAGCCCCCGCTGA
- a CDS encoding AAA family ATPase, translating into MQTFQSDVEAADAFKASYDQLKQEIGRVIIGQDEVVRLVLTAIFCQGHCLLVGVPGLAKTLLIQTISSVLELKFNRIQFTPDLMPSDIIGSETLDNNRNLRFIPGPVFSNIVLADEINRTPPKTQAALLESMQEYAVTVAGERHALERPFFVLATQNPIEQEGTYPLPEAQLDRFMFNILLDYPSFQSEVAVVKNTTTVKKQDLKHVLSGADIRQFQELIRRVPIADNVVEYAVRLVHKTRPGTELASSEAGQYLEWGAGPRASQYLVLGAKCNALLNGKYSPDIEDVKAVAVPVLRHRIVRNFKAEAEDISVDDIIRRLL; encoded by the coding sequence ATGCAGACATTCCAGAGCGACGTCGAGGCAGCAGATGCCTTTAAAGCGTCGTATGATCAACTGAAACAGGAAATCGGCCGCGTCATCATCGGACAAGACGAAGTCGTCAGGTTAGTACTTACCGCCATTTTTTGCCAGGGGCATTGCCTGCTGGTCGGGGTACCCGGGTTGGCCAAAACGCTGCTGATCCAGACCATTTCGTCGGTGCTGGAACTGAAGTTCAACCGCATCCAGTTTACGCCGGACCTGATGCCTTCCGACATCATCGGGTCGGAAACACTGGACAATAACCGCAACCTGCGCTTCATTCCGGGACCGGTGTTTTCCAACATTGTGCTGGCGGACGAGATCAACCGTACTCCGCCTAAAACGCAGGCTGCCCTGTTGGAATCGATGCAGGAATATGCCGTGACGGTGGCCGGCGAGCGACACGCCTTGGAGCGTCCGTTCTTTGTGCTGGCGACGCAGAACCCCATCGAACAAGAAGGAACGTATCCTTTGCCCGAGGCGCAGCTGGACCGTTTTATGTTCAACATTTTGTTGGATTACCCTTCGTTTCAATCGGAAGTGGCCGTGGTCAAGAACACCACTACGGTCAAAAAACAAGATCTGAAACACGTCCTTTCCGGAGCGGACATTCGGCAGTTTCAGGAGCTGATACGGCGGGTGCCCATCGCCGACAACGTAGTGGAATACGCCGTGCGGTTGGTACACAAAACGCGGCCGGGTACCGAACTGGCTTCCAGCGAAGCGGGACAGTACCTGGAATGGGGAGCGGGCCCGCGGGCTTCGCAGTACCTCGTGCTGGGGGCCAAATGCAACGCCCTGTTGAACGGAAAGTATTCGCCCGATATCGAAGATGTGAAGGCCGTGGCTGTGCCCGTGTTGCGTCACCGCATCGTGCGGAACTTCAAAGCCGAAGCCGAAGATATTTCCGTCGACGATATCATCCGACGTTTGTTGTAA